The Catellatospora citrea DNA segment CGCGGCCCGCGCGGCGGCCACCTTGCGGCGGCCGTTGGCGGAGTCGTCGACCTCGACCGTCACGCCCGCCTCGAGCAGCGCCCGAAGCATCTTCTTGGCCTGGGCGGGGGTGACGTCGGCAGCCTCCACGGTGCGCGCCACATCCGCAGGCGTGAGCCGGCCGCCGGCGCCTGCGGCTTGGGCGATCAGCATGTCGGTGAGCGTGCGAACGTCGGCGCTGATCTGGCGGGCTTCAGTCACGGACGACCTTCCGGAGGCGAGTATCAAACAAGAATCTGCGGCTTCGGCCGCGTCGCATGGCGCGTCGCGGTAGGTCAGCCAGTGTGATGTGTGGATGCGCCCCGCACCTTCGGCACGTGGCAGGCGTGAATTGTAGCGCCGTACTCGGCGATCATCTCGGCGCGCACGCCGCAGGAGGTCCGCGAGCGGGCTCCGGGGCCTTGGCAGGATGGCACCAGGTGACGAGGAGGACGGTCGTGAACGAGCTGGAACTGCTGGATATCGCGGTGCAGGTGGCCGCTGACGCGGCCGACACCGCCCGCCGTATGCGTAACGAGGCGATCAACGATGTCGGCACGAAATCCACCGCCACGGACGTCGTGACGGCCGCCGATCGCGCGGTCGAGCAACAGGTGATCGCCGCGCTGGCGGCGCGGCGCCCGGGTGACACGGTACTCGGCGAGGAGTTCGGCGGCGCGGGAATTGCCGGCGACGGCGGGGTCCGCTGGATCGTGGATCCGATCGACGGGACCGTGAACTACCTCTACGGGCTGGCCCAGTACGCCGTGTCGATCGCCGCGGAGGTGGACGGGGAGGTCGTGGCGGGGGTGGTGCGCAACGCGGCCACCGGGGACACCTGGACGGCCGCGCGGGGCCACGGCGCGTGGCGGGACGGGCGGCGGCTGACCGGCTCGCCGGCCACCGAGCTGGCCCTGTCGCTGGTCGGCACGGGCTTCGGCTACGCCCGGGAGCGTCGCGTCCACCAGGCGGCGGTGGTGGCGCAGGTGCTGCCGCTGGTGCGCGACATCCGGCGGATGGGCGCGGCGGCGCTGGACCTGTGCGCGGCGGCCGAGGGGATGCTGGACGCGTACTACGAGAAGGGCCTCGCGGAGTGGGACATGGCCGCGGGCGGCCTGATTGCGCGGGAGGCCGGGCTGCTGGTCACCGGCCTGTCGGGCCGGCCGGCCGGCGGGGACATGGTGCTGGCGGCGCCACCGGCCCTGCACGGCCCGCTCGACGCCCTGCTCACCGAGCTGGTCGCCGACGGCGGCCCGTGACGCCCGCACACGATCGAAGGCCCCGTCCGGCGGCGTACAGCGGCCGGACGGGGCCTTCGGCTCAGGGTGGGGGACCCGCGATGCGCTCGGTCAGGGCTTCTCGGCGCAGGTGCCCTCGGGCAGCACGGGGCGACCCAGGGCGGCGACCGCCTGACGCATCTCGGTCGGCGTGGCGAGCTGCTTGAACTGTCCACCGATGATCACGTCGATGGTGTCGTTCTCGCGCTTGATGTCGAACACGGACTCGACGTCATTGAGGAAGTACGCCTTCAGCAGCTGGGCCCCGCCGACGGTCTTGGGGCCGTAGCGCAGCTCGGCGACGACGTCGGGCTGTGCCTTCTTCTCGTTGCCCGTCTTCTCCACCTTGAACTTGCGGTTGGTGAAGTCCGCGGCCACGTTACGGGCGAGATCCACCGTGGTCGTGGCGTTGTAGACGTTGATCTTAACTTCGCTCTCGGAGTCAGGCAGCGTGTTGTCGACGGGCACGAAGCCCGCCGGACAGCTCTGGGTCACGGGAGCGTCGCTCTGCGTGTCACGATTGAGCGTGATCACGGCCAGAGTGATACCGATGATCGCCAGGGTGCTGATGATGGCGATCGCCCGAATTCGTGCTAGTTGCATCTCGGTGCCGCTCCCCGTGAGCCAGAGGTCCGCTGCCGCCACTTTGACGGCATGGGCCAGAGGTTATCGGTTGACCGGCCCGCCGGGGGCCGCGACCCGACAGACGACCGGAATTGGCCGGACGTTCCCGGCGCGCCGACCGTGATCGGCGGGCGGCTGCCCCTACCTTGGTCTCGCCTGACCCGACGGCCCCATAACGCTGTCGGCTCAGTCACATCGGGAACAACTTCGCGTGCAGGAGCGTACAACTCCCACACGGGCGCGCTAAAGTACCGCGCTCGTCAAGAGTGACGACGTTGCGTACGCATGACGGACAAGACACAAATTGGGAGTGTGACAATCGATGGCCACCGACTACGACGCCCCGCGCCGTGACGAGGCCGACCTCGGTGAGGACAGCCTCGAGGAGCTGAAGGCCCGGCGTGTCGACACACAGTCGGGCAGCGTGGACGTGGATGAGGTCGATCTCGCCGAGAACTTCGAACTGCCCGGCGGCGACCTGGCCGACGAGGAGCTGACGGTCAAGGTCGTGCCGATGCAGGCCGACGAGTTCCGCTGCTCGCGGTGCTTCCTGGTGCATCACCGCAGCCAGCTGGCAGGCGAGCGCAACGGCGAGCCCATCTGCCGCGAGTGCGCCTGACCGCGTGCGCCCACCGGACGGATTCCGGGGCTTGACGCGATGGGGTGAGATGGCGCAGAACATCTGGGTACACGGATCGAGGCACGCCGCAACGGACGCGGCGTGCCACACGGGGACCGGGTCCACGGTGGCCCCGAGCAACGTCGTGGACCAGATGCCGTCTCAGCCGACAGGAGCCAGCCATGACCACCAGCCCCGAAGAGGTGCCCGGCGACGCTGCGTCATCGACAGGCGCGTCGGGCACTGCCGCACCCGGCACCGGCGCCGGTAGGCCCGACGAACTGGCGCTGGCGGTGGCGGGGCTCGCCGACGAGGACCTCGACAAGGCCGGACGGCGCAAACTGCTCGGGCGGATGCTGGTGGGCCTGCGCGAGCGCGGGGTCAAAGAAGTCTTCATGCCCCGCAAGGCGATCAACTGGATCACCGAGGCGGTCTCCGACCTGGCCCCGCACGTGCCGGTGCGCAACCTGGAGACGCTGCGGCGGCATTACCCGGGCCTCGACGACGAGGCCCTCGCCGAGCGGCTGATCCGCAACGCGGCCCGCTCCGCGGCGGGCGTCGGCGCGGTAGGCGGCGGAATGGCGTCCATCGAGTGGGCGGTGCCGCCCACTCTGCTGTCGACGCCGGTGCTGCTGGCGACCGAGACGGTCGGCGTGGTCGGCATCGAGCTCA contains these protein-coding regions:
- a CDS encoding inositol monophosphatase family protein, with the protein product MNELELLDIAVQVAADAADTARRMRNEAINDVGTKSTATDVVTAADRAVEQQVIAALAARRPGDTVLGEEFGGAGIAGDGGVRWIVDPIDGTVNYLYGLAQYAVSIAAEVDGEVVAGVVRNAATGDTWTAARGHGAWRDGRRLTGSPATELALSLVGTGFGYARERRVHQAAVVAQVLPLVRDIRRMGAAALDLCAAAEGMLDAYYEKGLAEWDMAAGGLIAREAGLLVTGLSGRPAGGDMVLAAPPALHGPLDALLTELVADGGP
- a CDS encoding LytR C-terminal domain-containing protein, producing MQLARIRAIAIISTLAIIGITLAVITLNRDTQSDAPVTQSCPAGFVPVDNTLPDSESEVKINVYNATTTVDLARNVAADFTNRKFKVEKTGNEKKAQPDVVAELRYGPKTVGGAQLLKAYFLNDVESVFDIKRENDTIDVIIGGQFKQLATPTEMRQAVAALGRPVLPEGTCAEKP
- a CDS encoding DUF4193 domain-containing protein; amino-acid sequence: MATDYDAPRRDEADLGEDSLEELKARRVDTQSGSVDVDEVDLAENFELPGGDLADEELTVKVVPMQADEFRCSRCFLVHHRSQLAGERNGEPICRECA